In Littorina saxatilis isolate snail1 unplaced genomic scaffold, US_GU_Lsax_2.0 scaffold_1332, whole genome shotgun sequence, the following are encoded in one genomic region:
- the LOC138956712 gene encoding uncharacterized protein: protein MTTSDNVLTTSNNMMTTSGDNDVRWLTTQNDVQLTTQNDEQLTTSVDVRWLTARNDVQLTTQNVVQLTTQNDEQLTTSVGERWLTTQNDIQLTTQNDVQLTTQNDVQLTTQNDVQQTTQNDVQLTTQNDVQLTTQNDVQLTMQNDVQLTTQNDVQLTTQNDIQLTPQNDV from the exons ATGACAACGTCGGATAACGTGTTGACCACGTCCAATAACATGATGACGACGTCGGGAGAC AATGACGTGCGTTGGTTGACCACGCAGAATGACGTGCAGTTGACCACGCAGAATGACGAGCAGTTGACCACGTCCGTTGACGTGCGTTGGTTGACCGCGCGAAATGACGTGCAGTTGACCACACAGAATGTCGTACAGTTGACCACGCAGAATGACGAGCAGTTGACCACGTCCGTTGGTGAGCGTTGGTTGACCACGCAGAATGACATACAGCTGACCACGCAGAATGACGTACAGTTGACCACGCAGAATGACGTACAGTTGACCACGCAGAATGACGTACAGCAGACCACGCAGAATGACGTACAGCTGACCACGCAGAATGACGTACAGCTGACCACGCAGAATGACGTACAGCTAACCATGCAGAATGACGTACAGCTGACCACACAGAATGACGTACAGTTGACCACGCAGAATGACATACAGTTGACCCCGCAGAATGACGTGTAG